TTTAATGTCGTAGTTCATAAATTTTGTTTAAAATTATTTTTATATCTTTTGGCTAAAGTTTTTTTACTAAATTTATGGGTCTGGGTGCCGTATTTTTCCACGGTGTAAACACTGACCAAGCCAGCCAAGCGACCGACTTTTTCTAAGGGATAACCCTCTAATAATCCCTTGATTAGTCCGGCTCGGAAAGCATCACCAGCCCCGGTGGGATCAGAAGTATTTTTGGGCCGAGCAATCGGTATTTTTATCTTTTCTTTTTTAGTTTCAAATAATGACCCTTTTGGCCCAAGAGTAGTCACCAATAAATTTATTTTATCAAGAATTTTCTTTTTTGTCAGGCCGGTTTTTTTGAGCATTAATGACATTTCATAATCATTGGCAATAATTACCTGACTGCCTAAAATCCCCGGTTTTAATTCTTTTTTACTTAAATTAGTAATCTGCTGGCCAAAGTCAAAAACATAAGGCAAATTTATTGACTGAGCCATTTGGCAAGCCTTAATCATATCCTCTTTATTACCCGGAGCGACAATTAAATACCGGCATTTTTTTAAAACTGATTTTTTGATTGAACAAGCATTTTTCATGGCTCCCGGATAAAAGGCAGTAATTTGGTTATCATCTTGATCAGTAATAATATAAGCCGAGGCCGTTACCTCATTTTTATATATTTTAATATTGGCCAGACTAATTTTATTTTTTTGATACCATTTTTTATATTTATTAAAATCAGAACCGGCCTGGGAGAAAATAACCGGCTCCAACCCCAGTAATTTTAAGTTATAAGCAATATTGCCGCTACA
This sequence is a window from Patescibacteria group bacterium. Protein-coding genes within it:
- a CDS encoding carbohydrate kinase family protein, which translates into the protein MTKNTKIAVTGSIAYDRIMNFPGRFKDHIMPDKIHMLNVSFCADTFQEGFGGCSGNIAYNLKLLGLEPVIFSQAGSDFNKYKKWYQKNKISLANIKIYKNEVTASAYIITDQDDNQITAFYPGAMKNACSIKKSVLKKCRYLIVAPGNKEDMIKACQMAQSINLPYVFDFGQQITNLSKKELKPGILGSQVIIANDYEMSLMLKKTGLTKKKILDKINLLVTTLGPKGSLFETKKEKIKIPIARPKNTSDPTGAGDAFRAGLIKGLLEGYPLEKVGRLAGLVSVYTVEKYGTQTHKFSKKTLAKRYKNNFKQNL